One Desulfovermiculus halophilus DSM 18834 genomic window, TCTTGCCGGGGGTGAACAGCCGGGGATGCGTAGCCACCAGCTCATGGCCGTTGAAGATATATACTGTTTTCTCCAGGCTCTTCACCCACAAGGTTTGATTGGCGTAGATATAAGGGGCTGAATAGTAACATTTGTCCACACAAATATGGCAGTCCCCGTGCAGCTTGCATTGGTTCCAAACCGCCAGTTCCGGCGGGATCTGGGGCAAGGGGTGAAGAACAAAGCGTTCGGTCTGCTCAAACCTGACCAGGGGCTTTTCATGGGTTGTGCCGTGGATGCGATTGCCGGCGACTTCCATAACCCATTGGGTTAGCTGCCGGTTACCCTCAGCGATACTCCGGAATTTCCGCAAGGGGACAAAGGCGTTTTTGACATACTTAACCCCTGACTCGACCCGGCCTTTTTTCTTGGGATCTGCAACTGGGCAGGGATCGATTTTAAAGCCATATCCAAGAGCCAGATTTTCGTAAGCACGCTGCACTTCCGGCTCATAGAAGCATGCCCTGGTGATAGCGGACTTGAGGTTGTCGATACGTAAGCTGGCCGGGACGCCGTTAAAGAACTCAAAGGCCCGTCTGTGGCAACCAAGCCAGGTTTCGACCGTTTGGTTAGGGACGATCTCAGCGTACATATGCCTGCTCCAGGCCAGGGTCATGACGAAAATCCAGGTCTTTTGAGGCTTGCTGGTATGGGAATCGGTAATGTTAGGCCCCTTCCCGAAATCCACCTGAGCGGAGTCTCCGGGCTTGAAGGTGAGCTTGATCGAGGTTTTGATCTGCGTGGCCTTGAGGGTCTTCAGAAAACGGCGCACACAGGAGTAGGAGCCGGCAAAGCCGTGATCCCGGACCAAGGCATCATAAATGGTAGTGCCCTGGATTCCCTCATCGAACCATTGGGCAACCTGGTCCTTGTAAGGCTCGATCTTTGATGGGGTGGGTGCTTGAGGT contains:
- the istA gene encoding IS21 family transposase yields the protein MYQYQHVIHRMRLGDSDRQIQKAGLMGRTKASAVREKARENGWLDPLSSMPDEAVLEDTFGSKPQAPTPSKIEPYKDQVAQWFDEGIQGTTIYDALVRDHGFAGSYSCVRRFLKTLKATQIKTSIKLTFKPGDSAQVDFGKGPNITDSHTSKPQKTWIFVMTLAWSRHMYAEIVPNQTVETWLGCHRRAFEFFNGVPASLRIDNLKSAITRACFYEPEVQRAYENLALGYGFKIDPCPVADPKKKGRVESGVKYVKNAFVPLRKFRSIAEGNRQLTQWVMEVAGNRIHGTTHEKPLVRFEQTERFVLHPLPQIPPELAVWNQCKLHGDCHICVDKCYYSAPYIYANQTLWVKSLEKTVYIFNGHELVATHPRLFTPGKKSTNNDHYPPEAQAYLMRDPQWCLAQAEKIGPYCREVVDELFADRVLEKLRAAQGLISLKKKYGAKSLELACRRAVAYLSPKYQTVKSILKQGLEHEPIERQAQLPLDEVYTGQGKYTRPPTDMFQ